One genomic region from Clostridiaceae bacterium encodes:
- a CDS encoding DUF3883 domain-containing protein codes for MEEYRKLGLLIAYYLSKYDREGLKRLGYNNFTQAYDDIGNKLNVKPNTVKNWRDEFDPLHGNDRHGWYQRELRPSRLEVVEKYKYISEDAFTQIVREILSTQHITEKFKFVEIISGTIGDKKQASTKEYTSSGLTGKRAEEIFLDKFSRGEINGFSGNLIDTRNDGCGYDFKLDSSSYVFEVKGLAGCNGGIRFTDKEWATAKKLKGNYILVLVSNIQDKPTIKMIIDPYSRLSANKQTYTTIAVEWHVNSNQLVDDE; via the coding sequence TTGGAAGAATACCGGAAGCTGGGTCTGCTGATTGCATATTATCTCTCTAAGTATGACAGAGAGGGCTTAAAGCGGCTGGGGTATAATAATTTTACACAAGCCTATGATGACATTGGTAACAAATTAAATGTTAAGCCAAATACTGTAAAGAACTGGCGGGATGAATTCGACCCTCTACATGGGAATGACCGTCACGGCTGGTACCAAAGAGAACTCAGACCAAGTAGATTAGAGGTTGTTGAAAAATATAAATATATAAGTGAAGACGCATTTACACAAATAGTAAGAGAGATTCTAAGTACCCAGCACATTACAGAGAAATTCAAATTTGTAGAGATCATATCAGGCACTATTGGCGACAAAAAGCAGGCGTCAACTAAGGAATATACTAGTTCAGGGCTAACTGGAAAAAGAGCAGAAGAAATATTCTTAGATAAATTTTCTCGTGGTGAAATCAATGGTTTTTCTGGTAATTTGATTGATACGCGTAACGATGGATGTGGTTATGACTTTAAACTCGATTCCTCTTCTTATGTGTTTGAAGTTAAAGGTTTAGCAGGATGTAATGGTGGGATTAGATTTACTGATAAAGAATGGGCTACTGCAAAAAAATTGAAAGGTAATTACATTTTGGTACTGGTTTCCAATATTCAAGACAAACCAACTATTAAGATGATCATTGACCCTTATTCAAGATTAAGTGCGAACAAACAAACATATACAACTATAGCAGTTGAATGGCATGTTAATAGTAATCAATTAGTAGATGATGAATAA
- the dcm gene encoding DNA (cytosine-5-)-methyltransferase, with protein sequence MDALNLIETLSQYKSKAQIAKEVGVNESTVRRWLKGECKPKQYIVPQLTKMLDDIIPHSDTPQSFTFIDLFAGIGGIRRPFEAKGGKCVFTSEWDTYAQRTYAVNYPSDEPIAGDITKIKEHDIPNHDVLLAGFPCQPFSIAGVSKKNSLGRSHGFKDKAQGTLFFDVARIINAKRPKVFVLENVKNLYSHDKGRTFRVIMDVLQNDLKYNVYSKVIDGQHFVPQHRERIVIIGFLENVNFSWDNLKLPEKGIIKMNSILHKTDGTEPFLPHDGDKYFDYANNCVHEKYTLSDSLWDYLQRYAEKHQAKGNGFGFGLVDEDSIARTLSARYYKDGSEILVYQGPDKNPRRLTPRECARLMGFDDSFKIPVSDTRAYKQFGNSVVVPVFERIADMIIPLLKDHH encoded by the coding sequence ATGGATGCACTTAATCTAATTGAAACTCTTAGCCAGTATAAATCAAAAGCTCAGATTGCCAAGGAAGTTGGGGTTAATGAATCTACAGTCAGACGTTGGTTAAAAGGCGAATGCAAACCAAAGCAATATATAGTCCCTCAACTTACGAAAATGCTTGATGATATTATTCCACATTCAGACACTCCCCAGTCATTTACATTTATCGACTTATTTGCAGGGATTGGCGGGATTCGGAGGCCGTTCGAAGCGAAAGGCGGTAAGTGTGTTTTTACAAGTGAATGGGATACATATGCTCAAAGGACTTATGCAGTTAATTATCCATCCGATGAACCTATTGCAGGAGATATTACTAAAATAAAAGAACACGATATACCGAATCATGATGTCCTACTTGCTGGTTTTCCTTGTCAGCCATTTTCTATCGCAGGAGTTTCCAAGAAGAATTCCCTTGGGAGGTCACATGGCTTTAAGGATAAAGCACAAGGAACCTTATTTTTTGATGTCGCACGTATTATTAATGCAAAAAGGCCAAAGGTATTTGTGCTTGAAAACGTAAAGAATCTGTATTCACATGATAAAGGAAGAACTTTCAGGGTAATTATGGATGTTCTTCAAAATGATCTAAAGTACAATGTGTATTCAAAGGTTATAGATGGCCAGCATTTCGTTCCCCAACACCGTGAGCGTATTGTAATTATTGGCTTTTTAGAAAATGTCAACTTCTCATGGGATAATTTAAAACTTCCTGAAAAAGGTATTATCAAAATGAATAGCATTTTGCACAAAACTGATGGTACCGAACCATTTCTCCCCCATGACGGTGATAAATATTTTGATTATGCTAATAATTGTGTTCATGAAAAATATACCCTCTCTGACAGTCTCTGGGATTATCTCCAGCGGTATGCAGAAAAGCACCAAGCAAAAGGAAACGGTTTTGGATTTGGTCTTGTAGATGAAGACTCTATTGCAAGAACATTATCAGCCCGATATTACAAAGATGGTTCGGAGATACTTGTTTACCAAGGGCCAGATAAAAATCCCAGAAGACTTACTCCGCGAGAATGTGCACGCCTCATGGGTTTTGATGATTCTTTCAAAATTCCGGTTTCAGATACACGGGCATACAAACAATTTGGAAATTCGGTTGTCGTTCCGGTTTTTGAAAGAATTGCAGATATGATAATTCCCTTACTAAAGGATCATCATTAA